In Streptomyces violaceusniger Tu 4113, one DNA window encodes the following:
- a CDS encoding endo-beta-N-acetylglucosaminidase H: MFSLVRSRVRTAAFALTAVAALAFGGTAATAATGTAAAPAPAPAKQGPTSVAYVEVNNNSMRNVGKYTLANGGGNVFDVAVIFAANINYDTGTKSAYLHFNENVQRVLDNAATEIRPLQQKGIKVVLSVLGNHEGAGFANFPSQQAASGFAKTLSDTVAKYGLDGIDFDDEYADYGNNGTGQPNDSSFVHLVTALRANMPDKIISLYNIGPAASRLSYGGVDISSKFDYAWNPYYGSWQVPGVALPKSKLSPAAVEIGRTSQSTAASLARRTVSEGYGVYLTYNLDGANRGADVSAFTRELYGSDAVYTP, translated from the coding sequence ATGTTCAGTCTGGTACGGAGCAGAGTAAGGACGGCCGCGTTCGCGCTCACGGCCGTCGCGGCCTTAGCCTTCGGCGGGACCGCCGCGACCGCCGCGACCGGCACGGCAGCGGCCCCCGCTCCCGCTCCCGCGAAACAGGGGCCGACCTCGGTGGCGTACGTCGAGGTGAACAACAACAGCATGCGGAACGTGGGCAAGTACACCCTCGCCAACGGCGGCGGCAACGTCTTCGACGTCGCCGTGATCTTCGCGGCGAACATCAACTACGACACGGGGACGAAGTCGGCGTACCTGCACTTCAACGAGAACGTGCAGCGCGTCCTCGACAACGCCGCCACGGAGATACGGCCGTTGCAGCAGAAGGGCATCAAGGTCGTCCTCTCGGTGCTCGGCAACCATGAGGGCGCGGGCTTCGCCAACTTCCCGTCCCAGCAAGCGGCTTCGGGGTTCGCCAAAACACTGTCGGACACCGTGGCCAAGTACGGCCTCGACGGCATCGACTTCGATGACGAGTACGCCGACTACGGCAACAACGGCACAGGCCAGCCCAACGACAGCTCGTTCGTGCACCTGGTGACGGCGCTGCGCGCGAACATGCCGGACAAGATCATCAGCCTTTACAACATCGGCCCGGCCGCGTCGCGCCTGTCCTACGGCGGCGTCGACATCTCGTCCAAGTTCGACTACGCCTGGAACCCGTACTACGGCTCCTGGCAGGTCCCCGGCGTGGCACTGCCCAAGTCGAAGCTGTCCCCGGCGGCTGTCGAGATCGGCCGGACCTCACAGAGCACGGCCGCAAGCCTCGCCCGCCGCACCGTCAGCGAGGGCTACGGCGTCTATCTGACGTACAACCTCGACGGCGCCAATCGCGGCGCCGATGTCTCCGCGTTCACCAGGGAGCTGTACGGCAGCGACGCCGTCTACACGCCGTAA